Proteins encoded by one window of Archaeoglobus veneficus SNP6:
- the pyrF gene encoding orotidine-5'-phosphate decarboxylase, whose translation MERRTGIIAALDTTNALNIAREIREYVDAFKVNYPLVLSEGISVVKELSSYGPVIADFKIADVPHISAMIAEIAFENGAKAVITHGFTGSDSVKAVLDVASRYNGEVYVVTELSSAGGQEFMTGVAERIVEMARNLGCHGLIAPATRPERIRKLRELAGNMQILSPGVGAQGGKAAEAIRAGADFVIVGRSIYEGNAVENARLLAEQLKEVI comes from the coding sequence ATGGAGAGAAGAACGGGAATAATCGCCGCCCTCGATACTACAAATGCCCTCAACATTGCCAGGGAAATAAGAGAATACGTTGATGCTTTCAAGGTGAATTACCCGCTGGTTCTTTCAGAGGGCATCTCTGTCGTTAAGGAACTTTCATCGTACGGGCCGGTCATCGCAGACTTCAAGATTGCAGACGTTCCCCATATCTCAGCCATGATTGCCGAAATTGCCTTCGAGAACGGAGCAAAGGCTGTGATAACCCATGGCTTCACGGGCAGCGACTCGGTAAAGGCCGTTCTTGATGTGGCATCTCGCTACAATGGAGAGGTTTACGTGGTTACGGAGTTGAGCAGTGCTGGAGGGCAGGAGTTTATGACAGGCGTTGCAGAGCGAATAGTCGAAATGGCCAGAAATCTCGGCTGCCACGGCCTCATAGCCCCTGCAACGAGACCTGAGAGAATCAGGAAGCTCAGGGAACTTGCAGGCAATATGCAAATCTTATCTCCCGGCGTGGGAGCGCAGGGTGGTAAGGCTGCAGAAGCTATAAGGGCTGGAGCGGACTTCGTCATAGTTGGAAGGAGCATCTACGAGGGTAACGCTGTCGAGAATGCAAGATTGCTTGCGGAGCAGCTTAAAGAGGTGATTTAA
- the hxlB gene encoding 6-phospho-3-hexuloisomerase, with amino-acid sequence MAEARGRLMGEMLIRFLDTLGEQINSLKRELDPSQVEELIKAIEGANKIFVMGAGRSGFVAKAFAMRLMHLGYNVYVVGETVTPRIGRDDVLISISGSGETTSVVNISRKAKELIGSKLVAITQNKDSTLARMSDVVVLLRAKDKTQKDENLSSIAPLGTMFELTALIFLDGLVAELMSLKSLTERDLEQRHAVLE; translated from the coding sequence ATGGCTGAAGCACGGGGCAGACTGATGGGTGAGATGCTTATCAGGTTTCTTGACACGCTTGGAGAACAAATTAACTCCCTAAAAAGGGAATTAGACCCCTCCCAGGTTGAAGAACTCATAAAGGCAATAGAGGGGGCAAACAAAATTTTCGTCATGGGTGCTGGCAGGAGCGGTTTCGTTGCCAAGGCTTTTGCCATGCGCCTGATGCACCTTGGCTACAACGTTTACGTGGTTGGAGAGACGGTGACACCGAGGATAGGCAGAGATGACGTGCTCATATCTATATCTGGCTCTGGAGAAACAACTTCAGTTGTTAACATAAGCAGGAAGGCCAAGGAGCTGATAGGCTCCAAGCTTGTGGCAATAACCCAGAATAAAGATTCAACTCTCGCAAGGATGAGCGATGTTGTGGTTTTGCTGAGAGCCAAAGACAAAACTCAGAAAGATGAAAACCTTTCGAGCATAGCACCCCTTGGAACGATGTTTGAGCTCACGGCCTTAATTTTCCTCGACGGCCTTGTTGCAGAACTCATGAGTCTGAAGAGTCTGACTGAGAGAGATTTGGAGCAGAGGCACGCGGTGCTTGAGTAA
- a CDS encoding M42 family metallopeptidase, with amino-acid sequence MEDELFGLLEKLSNAHGISGYEDEIREVIKAELEDFVDEIKIDNLGNLIAIKNGSEQKLMLAAHMDEIGFMVKYIDDRGFIRVTPIGGWFAQTVLNQRVILHGSKGKVYGVFGCKPPHIMQEDERKKVIKIKDMFVDVGASNKDEVLEMGINIGTPITVDRELVRLGQKVTGKAFDDRAGIAAMIAALKETKSDATIYAVGTVQEEVGLKGARTSAFAIEPSAAIALDVCVATDFPGAESAHMDIKLGKGPAITVADAAGRGLIASKKVLDWLTESAQKSEIPYQLEVAEGGTTDATAIHLTKAGIPTGVVSIPARYIHTPVEVIDIRDLKNTALLVARALERADRYFK; translated from the coding sequence ATGGAGGACGAACTTTTTGGACTCCTGGAGAAGCTGAGCAATGCTCATGGCATAAGCGGGTACGAGGACGAGATAAGGGAAGTAATAAAGGCTGAACTTGAGGATTTTGTTGACGAGATAAAAATTGACAACCTTGGAAACCTTATTGCGATAAAGAACGGAAGTGAGCAAAAGCTAATGCTTGCAGCCCACATGGACGAGATAGGTTTTATGGTGAAGTACATCGACGACAGAGGATTCATTCGCGTAACGCCAATCGGTGGTTGGTTCGCTCAGACAGTTCTCAACCAGCGCGTGATTTTGCATGGGAGCAAAGGCAAGGTTTACGGTGTTTTTGGTTGCAAGCCTCCACACATCATGCAGGAGGATGAGAGGAAGAAAGTCATCAAGATTAAAGACATGTTCGTTGATGTGGGGGCGTCGAACAAAGACGAAGTCTTGGAAATGGGAATAAACATTGGCACTCCGATAACAGTTGATAGGGAGCTCGTAAGGCTTGGTCAGAAGGTAACGGGAAAGGCTTTCGATGATAGAGCGGGTATAGCGGCGATGATAGCAGCCCTTAAGGAAACGAAGAGCGACGCTACGATTTACGCAGTTGGAACTGTTCAGGAAGAGGTGGGACTAAAAGGTGCGAGAACGTCTGCTTTCGCCATAGAGCCGAGTGCTGCAATAGCCCTCGACGTATGCGTTGCTACAGACTTTCCTGGTGCTGAATCAGCGCACATGGACATAAAACTTGGTAAGGGGCCGGCAATAACTGTGGCTGACGCGGCAGGAAGGGGTCTCATAGCATCTAAAAAGGTACTCGACTGGCTCACAGAAAGTGCACAGAAGAGCGAAATCCCATACCAGCTCGAGGTTGCCGAAGGAGGCACGACAGATGCAACTGCGATACACCTCACCAAGGCGGGCATTCCCACAGGAGTTGTAAGCATTCCCGCAAGATACATCCACACACCCGTCGAAGTTATAGACATCCGGGATCTCAAAAACACTGCACTACTCGTTGCAAGGGCTCTTGAAAGAGCAGACAGGTACTTCAAGTAG
- a CDS encoding molybdate ABC transporter substrate-binding protein, with protein sequence MEETTKMPEIPPERIDDLHNIEYADNADLILFMAGNQFMVMDELIRAFQDEYGVERIFYETLPPGMMLKQILAGGAVFRDKIITGTPDVYSSVSEDAMKILREKGLVEDYFVYLHNRIVLMVPEGNPAGIKSVLDLARDDVRISQPNPENEDIAKYIIEMYREAGGEELVRKIMDEKRAKGTTILTLVHHRETPERIVKGEVDVGPVWATEVVYARMQGLKVDAVEPGEDIDQRDKVNYYIAKLRNSPNPSNAEKFLEFINSKKAQKIYEKYGFVLLCRTNKHRIIHNKN encoded by the coding sequence ATGGAAGAAACAACCAAGATGCCGGAGATACCACCCGAAAGAATAGACGATCTCCACAACATTGAATATGCTGACAACGCCGACCTGATACTCTTCATGGCTGGAAACCAGTTCATGGTGATGGATGAGTTGATAAGGGCTTTTCAGGACGAGTACGGAGTCGAGCGCATTTTTTACGAAACTCTCCCGCCGGGTATGATGCTTAAGCAAATTCTTGCAGGCGGAGCTGTTTTCAGAGATAAGATTATCACAGGCACGCCGGATGTTTACTCGTCCGTGAGCGAGGACGCGATGAAGATTTTGAGGGAGAAAGGTCTCGTTGAAGACTATTTCGTCTATCTCCACAACCGAATAGTTCTGATGGTTCCAGAAGGAAACCCTGCTGGCATCAAATCCGTGCTCGACCTTGCGAGGGATGACGTAAGAATATCGCAGCCAAACCCGGAGAATGAGGACATTGCGAAGTACATAATCGAGATGTACCGTGAGGCTGGTGGTGAGGAACTCGTCAGGAAGATTATGGATGAGAAGAGGGCAAAAGGGACGACAATTCTTACGCTCGTTCATCACAGAGAAACGCCAGAGAGGATCGTAAAAGGAGAGGTTGACGTTGGGCCTGTATGGGCCACTGAAGTCGTGTACGCCAGAATGCAGGGGTTGAAGGTTGATGCCGTTGAGCCGGGAGAGGACATAGACCAGAGGGATAAGGTGAACTACTACATAGCAAAGCTCAGAAATTCTCCAAATCCCTCAAATGCCGAGAAGTTTCTCGAGTTCATCAACTCTAAAAAAGCTCAGAAAATCTACGAGAAGTACGGCTTCGTACTGCTTTGTCGAACAAACAAGCATAGAATAATACACAATAAAAATTAA